The following are encoded in a window of Drosophila simulans strain w501 chromosome 3L, Prin_Dsim_3.1, whole genome shotgun sequence genomic DNA:
- the LOC6738552 gene encoding uncharacterized protein LOC6738552 yields MALLNTAWRCRLMIFFIVSLLLVGDLFGYGGGMKSNHPNPHSVPSAAGAGPAGAPTGPAAAAASKFQTKNAEIDITEEHDFNELSAAAQSLKPGMAVVTGASLKTKSQLTDTIKESCLPKMLCELASKADYQLSEKERELLRLIRSPTMPWMMNMPPSKWYFAAHMGELMRHTGDNLSGPMGCANLWPNCPISSKKLMKLSYKVRV; encoded by the exons ATGGCTCTCCTTAACACCGCCTGGCGTTGTCGCCTCATGATCTTCTTTATCGTCTCGCTGCTTCTTGTGGGCGATCTTTTTGGATACGGCGGCGGCATGAAGTCCAACCACCCCAATCCGCACTCGGTGCCATCGGCGGCCGGCGCGGGGCCGGCAGGTGCCCCAACGGGTCCGGCGGCTGCAGCGGCCAGCAAGTTCCAGACCAAAAATGCCGAAATCGACATAACTGAAG agcACGATTTCAATGAACTCTCAGCAGCAGCTCAATCCCTCAAGCCTGGAATGGCAGTGGTTACTGGGGCTAGTCTGAAGACCAAGTCCCAACTCACGGACACCATCAAGGAATCATGTCTGCCCAAGATGCTCTGCGAACTGGCCTCCAAGGCGGATTACCAGCTCAGCGAAAAGGAGCGGGAACTGCTAAGACTGATCAG ATCTCCAACAATGCCCTGGATGATGAACATGCCGCCCAGCAAATGGTATTTCGCGGCCCACATGGGCGAACTCATGCGTCACACTGGCGACAATCTCAGCGGACCGATGGGATGCGCCAATCTCTGGCCAAATTGCCCGATCAGCTCCAAGAAGCTGATGAAGCTCAGCTACAAAGTGAGGGTCTAG
- the LOC6738553 gene encoding uncharacterized protein LOC6738553 yields the protein MNLRYICTVALVPTLCVLLVLLLEFVEEGLAQNSDPLFELPVQLVGFPVIVLSVRLSQFAKKLAYSLSPSTYRSRTRRDTAHPLALDAELAQKQILGEFGPQACILEEPCRVHASKYSGSSDGRFPDGKAKPHAAWSEVLRNYKVQSGVSGMKQWYLLSLFIGDAVRDVPLCKHLAKRMPCPGVGPLPAPQPR from the exons ATGAATCTGCGGTATATCTGCACTGTGGCTCTCGTGCCAACGCTCTGCGTGCTGCTGGTGCTTCTGCTGGAATTCGTAGAGGAGGGCCTGGCCCAGAATTCCGACCCCCTTTTCGAGCTTCCCGTCCAGCTGGTCGGCTTCCCCGTAATCGTGCTATCCGTCCGCCTGTCCCAGTTCGCCAAGAAGTTGGCCTACTCCCTCAGTCCCA GTACATATAGATCTCGCACCAGAAGGGATACCGCTCATCCTCTGGCTCTGGATGCTGAACTGGCCCAGAAACAGATCCTGGGTGAGTTCGGACCCCAAGCCTGCATCCTGGAGGAGCCGTGCCGTGTCCACGCCTCCAAATATTCAGGCAGTTCTGATGGCCGATTCCCTGATGGAAAAGCAAAGCCACATGCTGCCTGGTCGGAAGTGTTGAG GAACTACAAAGTGCAATCGGGCGTCAGTGGGATGAAGCAATGGTACCTGCTGTCCCTGTTCATCGGCGATGCTGTGCGGGATGTGCCGCTGTGCAAGCACCTGGCCAAAAGGATGCCCTGTCCAGGAGTCGGACCTCTGCCGGCGCCCCAACCACGGTGA
- the LOC6738554 gene encoding uncharacterized protein LOC6738554: MQLLWEPRSVQCKIAILIIALVLDVSCIRNGNGEDEQISVKLKNFFPSEEASVGQSFPETSARVTTGGGFRPSQMLDFTPSDVMPQSGYTRYPPSYLEPNYKHELPSSLGQQVALDKQFSFPQESHSVFQSTPLPTTPVVSYLDPYTQQNYRYTPTPPSIIQYQREQPAQDDQAYTVQSSLLVGSHQQNHQQPHPGHVEDVYLKRPGYVFDESPAPSYRRPTRPPPSLPPPPTTAAHKISYDSHDYPPPSYAAEQTSNFVPQQPKQRPLYQRQDIKPNRGGAGGSGGAGGAPPPGSSNYANNFDNYSKRPNPQQTQIQNPNQIQTQFGNYQYNPQNGGAGVPGAGLPQRPRPGHNYYEYQIGEIPPPQSLHFQQPQQQFNYRPATQSPGVGGSGGGVGGGLATLASLYAPQFTNLLLGGGGSPSASTQSSSPLGSLLGAFAGAQGGAGQQSGGLGGSRPPNTQLIRALENIARNDDLQCVPKVLCQMIAGQTLRGQLPGFVTSPAITNFLAGFPVASPALIYGRAALLGLSGGEKSCIQTYVKCPKNDMEIIHYLNNHRGGFFKFFSEPEEKPVASQQAEGDSGSLLSILSALTGGGGGQSYTTPRPAPRPTKRPSTDITSGIGSFFTQVLSEYLNGVEYQRRRRRRSIDLDEDFHDEEDNLDTQTSQLVKFQDDEEEEAAKAHTELIGVLQFPEDEGEGRVVNFKDIQSEEQVEEGSVRFPDATPADVIREFNRDAAQRKLKFPVDQDEPSESVRRGKELSFMDGWKVVLPNGLSQSDLGVDKRRGKRIVFRDTNDHLDEQRLEEERIREEEQFREAELREARILEKQIRELQIKEELFRDEQIKEQQFRDEQLREEEVRREQLREEEIRRQQAQILRIREAQYNEQSFKDDSPAPNAVYDDAAPPQRGARVIFPDHYEQHIRKGKILNRPTYAPTYEYNEIGEPKEDRLVVSNEHRPHNHYRLEGGFNSLNYGEYMPGNKVRFENPTNERPHYNYPNANYISDNRYGSNQNQKPHYEDDKNIYVTNSQGVNEYYIRPDGSKVYLKTG, encoded by the exons atgcaattgctATGGGAGCCGCGAAGTGTGCAATGCAAAATTGCAATTCTAATTATCGCATTAGTCCTCGACGTGTCGTGCATAAGAAATGGCAACGG TGAGGACGAACAGATATCCGTGAAACTGAAAAACTTCTTTCCCTCTGAAGAAGCTTCAGTTGGTCAGAGTTTTCCTGAAACTTCAGCCAGAGTGACAACGGGCGGAGGATTTAGACCCTCTCAAATGCTGGACTTCACGCCCTCCGATGTGATGCCCCAGTCTGGTTACACCCGTTATCCTCCGAGCTATTTGGAACCGAACTACAAGCACGAACTTCCCAGTTCTCTGGGACAGCAGGTGGCATTGGACAAGCAGTTCTCTTTTCCCCAGGAGTCACACTCGGTGTTTCAGAGCACACCGCTGCCCACAACACCGGTAGTTAGCTACCTGGATCCGTACACCCAGCAGAACTATCGCTACACACCCACTCCGCCTTCCATAATTCAATATCAACGTGAGCAGCCAGCCCAAGACGATCAGGCCTACACCGTGCAATCTTCCCTGCTGGTGGGAAGTCACCAACAAAACCACCAGCAGCCGCATCCTGGCCACGTGGAGGATGTTTATCTAAAGCGACCTGGCTACGTCTTCGATGAAAGCCCCGCCCCCTCGTATCGACGCCCCACAAGGCCACCGCCCTCGCttccaccaccgcccaccaccgcCGCGCACAAAATCTCCTATGATAGCCATGATTACCCACCGCCCAGCTATGCGGCCGAGCAAACTTCCAATTTCGTGCCCCAGCAGCCAAAGCAGCGACCGCTGTACCAACGCCAAGACATCAAGCCAAATCGTGGGGGAGCAGGGGGatcaggaggagcaggtggagcGCCACCTCCAGGCTCGTCTAATTATGCAAACAACTTCGATAATTATTCGAAGCGGCCAAACCCACAGCAGACACAAATACAGAACCCAAACCAG ATTCAGACGCAGTTTGGAAACTATCAGTACAACCCCCAgaatggaggagcaggagttcCTGGGGCCGGACTACCCCAGCGGCCCAGGCCGGGACACAATTACTACGAGTACCAAATTGGCGAGATACCACCACCGCAGTCCCTGCACttccagcagccgcagcagcagttcaACTATCGTCCTGCCACTCAGTCACCGGGTGTCGGTGGCTCCGGCGGCGGAGTGGGCGGCGGATTGGCCACCCTGGCCTCGCTGTACGCACCGCAATTTACGAATCTCCTCCtgggcggcggtggctccCCCTCCGCGTCCACGCAGTCGTCCAGCCCATTAGGCAGTCTCCTCGGCGCTTTCGCCGGCGCacaaggaggagcaggacaGCAATCCGGGGGGCTGGGAGGAAGTCGACCGCCCAACACACAGCTCATTAGGGCACTGGAGAACATCGCTCGCAACGACGATTTGCAGTGCGTGCCCAAGGTGCTCTGCCAGATGATTGCCGGTCAAACGTTACGTGGCCAATTGCCCGGATTCGTTACATCCCCGGCCATAACCAA TTTCCTCGCTGGATTTCCAGTGGCATCACCTGCTCTTATTTATGGAAGAGCTGCCCTTCTTGGTTTGAGTGGTGGAGAGAAAAGTTGTATTCAGACCTACGTAAAGTGTCCCAAAAATGAT ATGGAAATCATTCACTATTTAAACAATCATCGCGGCGGATTTTTCAAATTCTTCAGCGAGCCAGAGGAGAAGCCAGTGGCCTCCCAGCAAGCAGAAGGCGATTCGGGCTCCTTGCTTAGCATTCTCTCAGCTTTGACAGGAGGTGGTGGAGGTCAGAGTTACACCACCCCACGACCCGCACCGCGACCCACTAAGCGTCCCTCCACGGATATAACCAGCGGAATCGGAAGCTTTTTCACCCAGGTGCTATCCGAATACCTAAATGGAGTCGAGTACcagaggaggagaaggaggaggagcataGATTTGGATGAAGACTTCCATGACGAAGAGGACAACCTGGACACTCAAACGAGTCAGCTGGTGAAGTTTCAGGATGATGAAGAGGAGGAAGCTGCCAAGGCGCACACAGAACTCATTGGAGTCCTGCAGTTTCCCGAAGATGAAGGAGAAGGTCGGGTGGTTAACTTTAAGGACATTCAAAGCGAGGAACAAGTCGAAGAAGGATCTGTCCGATTTCCGGATGCCACGCCAGCGGATGTTATCCGGGAGTTTAACCGCGATGCCGCCCAACGAAAACTGAAGTTTCCTGTAGATCAAGATGAACCATCTGAAAGTGTTCGACGTGGCAAGGAATTATCGTTCATGGATGGATGGAAAGTTGTCCTTCCCAATGGCCTGTCACAATCTGACTTGGGCGTGGATAAGCGCAGAGGAAAGAGGATTGTGTTTAGGGACACCAACGACCATCTGGACGAGCAGAGGCTGGAAGAGGAAAGGATAAGGGAGGAGGAACAGTTCAGAGAAGCTGAATTGAGAGAGGCCAGAATCCTAGAGAAGCAGATCCGGGAACTACAAATCAAAGAAGAACTCTTCCGAGACGAGCAAATCAAGGAACAACAGTTCCGAGACGAACAACTCAGAGAAGAGGAAGTTCGCAGGGAGCAACTTCGGGAAGAAGAAATCCGGAGGCAGCAGGCTCAGATCCTGCGCATTCGAGAGGCACAATATAACGAGCAATCCTTTAAGGATGACAGCCCTGCCCCAAATGCAGTTTACGATGATGCAGCTCCTCCGCAGCGAGGAGCTCGTGTTATCTTCCCCGATCACTATGAACAGCACATTCGCAAGGGCAAGATCCTTAATCGCCCCACTTATGCTCCCACCTATGAGTACAATGAGATTGGAGAGCCCAAGGAGGATCGCTTAGTGGTTAGCAATGAGCATAGACCCCACAACCACTACCGATTGGAGGGTGGCTTCAATTCCCTGAACTACGGAGAATATATGCCAGGAAACAAGGTTCGCTTTGAAAATCCCACAAATGAAAGACCACATTACAACTACCCCAATGCAAACTACATCAGCGATAATCGTTACGGGagcaatcaaaatcaaaagccCCACTACGAAGATGACAAAAATATCTATGTTACCAACTCGCAGGGTGTTAACGAGTACTATATACGTCCAGATGGCAGTAAGGTTTATCTTAAAACAGGTTAA